One Cucurbita pepo subsp. pepo cultivar mu-cu-16 chromosome LG20, ASM280686v2, whole genome shotgun sequence genomic window carries:
- the LOC111783530 gene encoding uncharacterized protein LOC111783530: MLAFFSSLLFLLFFCIIFKNLSFSSLFNSTMFWFFISNALIFIIAADYAYFSLTQYKRSHLYEHYSPPNPKMTHFQRQTSSFVVFDEKREYPDGNLRNFVQERCDSMPLLKTTPVRTYERSKSEKPKRSVSKESKKKMAKRLESGMYEEKELEENEYSKMTDEELNRRVEEFIQRFNTQMRLETKSAELKSHKKGH; this comes from the coding sequence ATGTTAGCCTTCTTCTCCTCCCTATTgttccttctcttcttttgcATCATCTTCAAAAACCTCTCTTTTTCATCTCTCTTCAACAGCACAATGTTCTGGTTCTTCATTTCCAATGCCCTCATCTTCATCATTGCTGCTGATTATGcctatttctctctcaccCAATACAAAAGATCCCATCTTTATGAACATTACTCACCTCCCAACCCAAAGATGACTCATTTTCAACGTCAAACTTCTTCATTTGTAGTATTTgatgaaaagagagaatacCCAGATGGGAATTTGCGAAATTTTGTTCAAGAACGATGCGATTCTATGCCGCTGTTGAAGACGACTCCGGTGAGAACTTACGAGCGGAGCAAGTCggagaaacccaaaagaaGTGTGTCAAAGGAGAGCAAGAAAAAGATGGCGAAGAGATTAGAAAGTGGCATGTACGAAGAGAAGgaattagaagaaaatgagtatTCAAAGATGACAGATGAAGAACTGAACAGAAGGGTGGAAGAGTTTATTCAAAGATTTAACACACAAATGAGACTTGAAACTAAATCAGCTGAATTAAAGTCTCATAAAAAGGGCCACTAG